A stretch of the Thiomicrorhabdus indica genome encodes the following:
- the mutM gene encoding bifunctional DNA-formamidopyrimidine glycosylase/DNA-(apurinic or apyrimidinic site) lyase — protein sequence MPELPEVETTCRGIQPASEQQIITKIVIRNGNLRWPVPNEIRTELIGQKVTRVHRRGKYILLSTPIGTLMIHLGMSGTLRTLPAGTDIKKHDHVDICFENDQILRLNDPRRFGSVHWQPLAKGEIEAHKLLAKLAPEPLSDEFNGEYFYQKAKTRSVAIKSLVMNSAVCVGAGNIYANESLFMSGIHPQTPAKMLSRKQCDLLVSNIKTVLAKAIEQGGTTLKDFMSPEGKPGYFVQELQVYDRENQPCRQCGTPIQRIILNQRASYFCPNCQTAPKSNQLKKPKATRKHRQPTQTKM from the coding sequence ATGCCAGAATTGCCCGAAGTCGAAACCACTTGCAGAGGAATTCAACCTGCAAGTGAACAACAGATCATTACCAAAATTGTGATTCGAAATGGCAATTTACGCTGGCCGGTTCCAAACGAAATCCGTACCGAATTAATTGGACAGAAAGTAACTCGCGTTCACCGTCGAGGGAAATACATTTTGCTCAGCACCCCTATCGGCACTTTAATGATTCATCTAGGAATGTCTGGAACCTTAAGAACCTTACCGGCCGGTACAGATATCAAAAAGCACGATCATGTCGACATCTGCTTTGAAAATGATCAGATTTTACGCCTAAATGACCCAAGACGATTCGGTAGCGTCCATTGGCAACCTTTAGCCAAAGGTGAGATTGAAGCGCATAAATTATTGGCCAAACTCGCGCCTGAACCTTTAAGTGATGAATTCAATGGCGAGTACTTTTATCAAAAAGCCAAAACACGTTCCGTTGCAATTAAAAGCCTAGTTATGAACTCTGCTGTCTGTGTGGGTGCAGGGAATATTTATGCCAATGAATCACTTTTTATGAGCGGCATACACCCTCAAACCCCTGCTAAAATGCTCAGTCGCAAACAGTGTGATCTTCTAGTGAGCAATATAAAAACGGTTTTAGCCAAAGCGATTGAACAAGGTGGGACGACACTGAAAGACTTTATGAGCCCTGAAGGTAAACCGGGGTATTTTGTGCAAGAGCTGCAAGTCTATGACCGTGAAAATCAACCGTGTCGTCAATGCGGCACGCCCATTCAACGAATTATTTTGAATCAACGTGCCAGTTATTTTTGTCCAAACTGCCAAACGGCTCCCAAAAGTAATCAGCTGAAAAAACCGAAAGCCACAAGGAAACACCGCCAACCAACGCAGACAAAAATGTGA
- the modC gene encoding molybdenum ABC transporter ATP-binding protein: MTRLKGNLQLILGNFELNSGEFELPLEGVTVLFGRSGSGKSTLLRAISGLDKKTTGQLTFGNVIWQDGSKAVPTQKRNIGFVFQDAALFPHMTVKQNLMYSVKRLPKSVSPADFDEIVTRVGIADKLERGVNFLSGGEKQRVAIARALLTRPDLLCMDEPLSALDWRSKAQMLTLIEDIVSAYQIPVLYITHAPAEVERLATNIVFMAKGQIERVESLQKALSRVDSPLFDDEGAVSVLQGKPMPIEQGLRPVQMGNNTLWLSDLGGLNKSMVRVRVLARDVSLALSDPEQLSIINHLPAMVIELLPQENHRVLVRLELQDGQKLFAEITEHSASRLGIVEGLTLFALIKSVVLAE; encoded by the coding sequence ATGACTAGGCTAAAGGGTAATCTTCAGCTGATACTAGGGAATTTTGAACTAAATTCAGGTGAGTTTGAGTTACCGCTGGAAGGCGTGACAGTGTTATTTGGCCGGTCGGGGTCTGGAAAATCGACTTTGCTAAGAGCGATTAGTGGATTAGATAAAAAAACAACCGGTCAGTTAACGTTTGGTAATGTCATTTGGCAGGATGGCTCCAAAGCCGTGCCAACGCAAAAGCGTAATATTGGGTTTGTATTTCAGGATGCGGCATTATTTCCACATATGACGGTAAAGCAAAACCTTATGTATTCGGTCAAACGATTGCCTAAGTCTGTTTCTCCTGCTGACTTTGATGAAATTGTAACGCGTGTTGGCATTGCCGATAAATTAGAACGCGGTGTAAATTTTCTCTCTGGTGGAGAAAAGCAGCGTGTGGCAATTGCTCGTGCCTTGCTGACACGTCCTGACCTGCTGTGCATGGATGAGCCTCTCTCTGCATTGGATTGGCGTTCTAAGGCACAGATGCTGACGCTGATTGAAGACATTGTGTCGGCTTATCAAATTCCAGTTTTGTATATTACCCATGCTCCGGCGGAAGTAGAACGTTTGGCAACGAACATTGTGTTTATGGCGAAGGGTCAAATTGAGCGTGTTGAAAGCCTACAAAAAGCACTTTCTCGCGTTGATTCACCTTTGTTTGATGATGAAGGTGCGGTGTCAGTGTTGCAAGGGAAGCCTATGCCGATTGAGCAAGGTTTGCGCCCTGTTCAAATGGGTAATAATACGTTGTGGCTGTCGGATTTAGGTGGCTTGAATAAGTCGATGGTGCGTGTGCGAGTTTTGGCGAGAGACGTTTCCTTAGCGCTTTCCGATCCTGAACAGCTCAGTATTATTAATCATTTGCCTGCTATGGTCATTGAACTATTGCCGCAAGAAAATCACCGTGTACTGGTACGACTTGAATTACAGGATGGTCAGAAGTTGTTTGCGGAGATAACCGAGCACTCCGCAAGTCGATTGGGTATTGTGGAAGGATTGACTTTATTCGCTTTAATTAAGTCGGTGGTCCTCGCAGAATAG
- the modB gene encoding molybdate ABC transporter permease subunit, with the protein MIEIFGVEVSLQPIWLTLEVAAWTTAILLLIGTPLAWWMARMQHSSKIVLEALVALPLVLPPTVLGFYLLIILNPNGHVTEFLRFFGFEGQLTFTKEGLIVGSVFYSLPFAVQPLMHAFEAVPQKLLDAAATMRANVIDRFFTIVIPLSQRGFLVAATLTFAHTVGEFGVVLMLGGNIPGETRMVSIDIFDHVESLEYDQAHVLSAIMLIFSLVVLMLVYGINRRFGVKIG; encoded by the coding sequence ATGATAGAAATTTTTGGTGTAGAAGTCAGCTTACAACCAATTTGGTTGACGCTTGAAGTGGCGGCTTGGACGACGGCGATATTACTATTAATCGGAACGCCACTGGCTTGGTGGATGGCGCGAATGCAACACTCGTCGAAAATTGTCTTGGAGGCTTTGGTTGCATTGCCCTTGGTATTGCCGCCGACAGTACTCGGGTTTTATCTGCTCATTATTTTAAATCCTAATGGCCATGTCACTGAGTTTTTACGGTTTTTTGGGTTTGAAGGGCAGTTGACCTTTACCAAAGAGGGGTTAATTGTTGGTTCGGTGTTTTATTCACTGCCTTTTGCAGTGCAGCCATTAATGCATGCTTTTGAAGCGGTACCACAGAAATTGCTCGATGCCGCGGCGACAATGCGAGCCAATGTCATTGATCGGTTTTTTACGATTGTGATTCCGCTCTCGCAACGAGGTTTTTTGGTTGCCGCAACATTAACGTTTGCTCACACTGTTGGTGAGTTTGGCGTGGTGTTGATGCTTGGAGGAAATATTCCTGGTGAGACAAGAATGGTTTCCATTGATATTTTTGACCACGTCGAATCGTTGGAATACGATCAAGCGCATGTGCTTTCAGCGATTATGTTGATTTTCTCTTTGGTCGTGCTGATGTTAGTTTATGGTATTAATCGACGTTTTGGAGTGAAGATTGGATGA